Proteins encoded in a region of the Scrofimicrobium sp. R131 genome:
- a CDS encoding transcription antitermination factor NusB → MSKPYRAKRPADPARLLAVRVLLQVEEEGAFANLALPRALRAEQQSNPKFDFRDAAFASELVYGTLRWRGYLDQVLAQFSSRPLTELEPVVWQLLRVGAYQLLFMRVPDHAAVAATVDAARELTTDGPVRMVNAILRSITRADDIDQIFAEIPDQDDRLAARYSHPVWMVRSFRRALEARGLPESELVPALAANNSIPKVNLVARPGLIAAQELAQEAEEILQRPTSQGQLSEYAVILDGGDPAALPAVREGRAAVQDEGSQLAALLLAAAPLTGSDRHWLDLCAGPGGKSALLGAVGAERGVDLVANEISAHRARLVEKSVRALANVTVTNLDGRTLPAPSGYRYDRVLIDAPCSGLGSLRRRPESRWRHQPEELAELVPLQRGLLQRGWELTRTGGVIAWVTCTPQVEETLEIVSWALEQGQVETIDTAATARILTPIELEPGPNQTLQLWPHRHGTDAMFVALLRKK, encoded by the coding sequence GTGAGTAAGCCCTACCGGGCCAAGCGTCCGGCGGATCCGGCTCGCCTGCTGGCGGTTCGGGTCCTGCTCCAGGTGGAGGAGGAGGGTGCCTTCGCCAACCTGGCCTTGCCGCGAGCGCTCCGGGCCGAGCAGCAGTCCAACCCGAAGTTTGACTTCCGCGACGCAGCCTTCGCGTCCGAGCTGGTCTACGGGACCCTTCGGTGGCGCGGCTACCTGGACCAGGTCCTGGCCCAGTTCAGCTCCCGCCCCCTGACCGAGCTGGAACCGGTGGTCTGGCAGCTGCTGCGGGTGGGAGCCTACCAGCTGCTGTTCATGCGGGTGCCCGATCACGCGGCCGTGGCAGCCACCGTTGACGCGGCGCGGGAACTGACGACCGACGGTCCGGTTCGGATGGTGAATGCTATTTTGCGTTCAATCACTCGTGCCGACGACATTGACCAGATTTTCGCTGAGATTCCCGATCAAGACGACCGCCTCGCCGCCCGCTACTCGCACCCGGTCTGGATGGTGCGATCCTTCCGGCGGGCGCTGGAGGCGCGGGGTCTGCCCGAATCCGAGCTGGTGCCCGCCCTGGCGGCCAACAACTCGATCCCGAAGGTGAACCTGGTCGCCCGTCCCGGGCTGATCGCCGCCCAGGAGCTGGCCCAGGAGGCCGAAGAGATCCTGCAGCGGCCCACCTCGCAGGGGCAACTGTCGGAGTACGCGGTCATTCTGGACGGGGGAGACCCGGCGGCGCTGCCCGCGGTGCGCGAAGGGCGCGCGGCGGTTCAGGACGAAGGGTCGCAGCTGGCGGCCCTGCTGCTGGCGGCGGCGCCCCTGACCGGTTCGGACCGGCACTGGCTGGACCTGTGCGCCGGACCTGGTGGAAAGTCGGCGCTGCTGGGCGCGGTTGGGGCCGAGCGGGGGGTCGACCTGGTCGCGAATGAAATTTCCGCCCACCGGGCCCGGCTGGTGGAGAAGTCAGTCCGGGCGCTAGCCAACGTCACCGTCACCAACCTGGACGGCCGGACCCTCCCCGCACCCAGCGGCTACCGGTACGACCGGGTACTGATTGACGCTCCCTGTTCCGGTCTGGGTTCGCTCCGCCGGCGGCCGGAATCCCGGTGGCGCCATCAGCCCGAGGAACTGGCCGAGCTGGTCCCGCTGCAGCGGGGTCTGCTTCAGCGCGGGTGGGAGCTCACCCGAACCGGCGGGGTGATTGCCTGGGTCACCTGCACCCCGCAGGTGGAAGAGACCTTGGAGATCGTCAGCTGGGCGTTGGAACAGGGACAGGTGGAGACGATCGACACGGCCGCGACCGCGCGCATCCTGACCCCGA
- the fmt gene encoding methionyl-tRNA formyltransferase: MRIIFAGTPEVALPTLQALTQSDHEVVGVLTRPPARRGRRAAPTPSPVATWARERELKVLEAARPGQVAEELAALGADLGVVVAYGAILRPEVLEIPTRGWLNLHFSDLPRWRGAAPAQWAIRAGDQHSATCVFQLEAGLDTGPVYSRLPVELTGRETAGELLERLAPVGAQQVVEVVDQLAAGTAVATPQASEGLTTAPQLTKQDGYVSFAASADETDRQIRSVTPNPGAWTQLPSGQVLRLGAATPLESDPELALAPGQVHADKHQVLVGCERGMLRLGQVAPAGKNWMEAPAWARGAHGITTMGGHRE, from the coding sequence GTGAGAATCATTTTTGCGGGAACCCCGGAAGTGGCACTTCCAACCCTCCAGGCCCTGACCCAGAGCGACCACGAGGTGGTTGGGGTGCTGACCCGGCCGCCAGCTCGGCGTGGTCGGCGGGCTGCCCCCACTCCCAGTCCGGTGGCGACCTGGGCGCGGGAACGCGAGCTGAAGGTGCTGGAGGCGGCCCGGCCCGGGCAGGTGGCGGAAGAGTTGGCCGCACTCGGGGCTGATCTGGGGGTGGTGGTTGCCTACGGCGCGATCCTGCGCCCCGAAGTGCTGGAGATCCCGACCCGAGGCTGGCTCAACCTGCATTTCTCCGACCTGCCTCGTTGGCGCGGCGCCGCCCCGGCTCAGTGGGCGATTCGCGCCGGTGACCAGCACAGTGCCACCTGCGTGTTTCAACTGGAGGCCGGCCTCGACACGGGTCCGGTCTACTCGCGACTGCCGGTGGAACTGACCGGTCGGGAGACCGCCGGTGAACTGTTGGAGCGGCTGGCCCCAGTCGGGGCCCAGCAGGTGGTCGAGGTGGTGGATCAGCTTGCCGCCGGAACCGCGGTGGCCACCCCTCAAGCTTCGGAGGGGCTGACGACGGCGCCCCAGCTGACCAAGCAGGACGGCTACGTCAGCTTCGCCGCTTCGGCGGATGAGACAGACCGGCAGATCCGCAGCGTCACCCCCAATCCGGGGGCGTGGACGCAACTGCCCTCCGGGCAGGTCCTGCGGCTGGGAGCGGCAACTCCGCTCGAATCCGACCCCGAGTTAGCACTGGCACCCGGGCAGGTGCACGCAGACAAACACCAGGTGCTGGTCGGCTGCGAACGGGGGATGCTCCGCCTGGGGCAGGTGGCCCCGGCCGGGAAGAACTGGATGGAGGCACCCGCCTGGGCGCGGGGAGCCCATGGGATCACGACGATGGGAGGCCACCGTGAGTAA
- the metK gene encoding methionine adenosyltransferase: MITPLTSESVTEGHPDKICDRISDTVLDAILQEDPAARVAVETLATRGLIHVVGEVTTSAYVEIPKLVREVILGIGYNSSRTGFDGATCGVSVSIGQQSPDIAEGVDRSQEARTRGEPVDRRAAQGAGDQGMMFGYATDETPTLMPAPIWLAHSLARRLAQVRKEELVPGLFPDGKAQVTLGYADGRPVSVDTVVVSSQHDDSWQQGELAAALTRAVIEPVLAETELDQSELRVLVNPSGRFILGGPAADAGLTGRKIIVDTYGGAVPHGGGAFSGKDPSKVDRSGAYAARWVAKNVVAAGLARRCQVQLAYAIGSSEPVAIVVQTFGTGIVSDEVIARAVREVFDLRPLGIIEDLGLVRVRYADLAAYGHLGRDGYPWEETNRVQELRAAIG, translated from the coding sequence GTGATTACTCCGCTAACCTCCGAATCGGTGACCGAAGGCCACCCGGACAAGATTTGTGACCGCATTTCCGACACCGTCCTCGATGCCATTTTGCAGGAGGATCCCGCAGCGAGAGTGGCCGTGGAGACACTGGCCACCCGCGGGCTGATTCACGTGGTGGGGGAGGTGACGACCTCCGCCTACGTCGAGATTCCCAAGCTGGTTCGAGAGGTGATCCTCGGGATCGGCTACAACTCTTCCCGGACCGGGTTTGACGGGGCCACCTGCGGGGTCTCGGTTTCGATCGGGCAGCAGAGCCCCGACATCGCCGAGGGGGTGGACCGGTCGCAGGAGGCGCGCACACGCGGTGAGCCGGTGGACCGCCGCGCCGCACAGGGAGCGGGCGACCAGGGGATGATGTTCGGCTACGCCACCGATGAGACGCCCACCCTGATGCCGGCCCCCATCTGGCTGGCTCACAGCCTGGCCCGCCGGCTGGCCCAGGTGCGAAAGGAAGAACTGGTTCCGGGCCTGTTCCCGGACGGCAAAGCCCAGGTAACCCTCGGCTATGCGGACGGCCGGCCGGTCAGCGTCGACACCGTGGTGGTGTCGAGCCAGCACGACGACAGTTGGCAGCAGGGAGAGTTGGCGGCGGCTCTGACCAGAGCGGTCATCGAGCCGGTCCTGGCCGAAACGGAGCTGGACCAAAGCGAACTTCGGGTGCTGGTCAACCCGTCTGGCCGGTTCATCCTCGGGGGGCCCGCCGCCGATGCAGGCCTGACCGGGCGAAAGATCATTGTGGACACCTACGGCGGTGCCGTCCCCCACGGGGGTGGGGCGTTCTCGGGCAAGGACCCGTCGAAAGTTGACCGCTCGGGTGCCTACGCGGCCCGCTGGGTGGCTAAGAACGTGGTGGCCGCGGGGTTGGCTCGCCGATGCCAGGTGCAGCTGGCCTACGCGATCGGCAGTTCCGAGCCGGTTGCGATCGTGGTCCAGACCTTCGGGACCGGCATCGTTTCGGACGAAGTGATTGCCCGCGCGGTCCGGGAAGTGTTTGATCTGCGCCCGCTTGGGATCATTGAGGACCTGGGACTGGTCCGGGTGCGCTACGCTGACCTGGCAGCTTACGGTCACCTCGGCCGGGACGGGTACCCCTGGGAGGAGACCAACCGGGTGCAGGAGTTGCGCGCGGCCATCGGTTAG
- the coaBC gene encoding bifunctional phosphopantothenoylcysteine decarboxylase/phosphopantothenate--cysteine ligase CoaBC: MLPPASSSGGAPTVLLGVGGGIAAFKLVTVVRRLRQVGVDVYVLPTEASLEFVGEQTWQELSEHPIGVKVLHGPGELSHIELARRADLFLVAPATADLLAQLRLGLASNLLTATFLAADCPKLLSPAMHTNMWENPATQDNVATLRARGVEIIEPATGALSSGDTGAGRLPEPDAIVEEVLARLAPGALAGRRVVVTAGGTIEPIDPVRYLGNHSSGRQGIELALVAARRGAEVDLLLAQTQVPPPQHPRIRLVHTPTALEMRDALARLVPGAHALFMAAAVADYRPRAAAEQKLKKGTWAETIELVENPDLLREVAEAPWRPEVLVGFGAETGSEEQVLARGMEKARRKGADLLAINRVGDGHGFGEVENRLLVVDRTGQPVADLVGDKSVLAAQLVELAMGVSR; encoded by the coding sequence GTGCTTCCACCAGCAAGTAGCTCCGGCGGCGCCCCCACCGTCCTCCTCGGGGTCGGGGGTGGGATCGCTGCGTTCAAGCTCGTCACCGTCGTTCGACGCCTACGCCAAGTAGGCGTCGACGTTTACGTGCTCCCAACCGAAGCCTCGCTGGAGTTTGTTGGCGAACAGACCTGGCAGGAGCTCTCAGAACACCCGATCGGGGTGAAGGTGCTCCACGGTCCGGGCGAGTTGAGCCACATCGAACTGGCCCGGCGGGCCGACCTGTTCCTGGTGGCACCGGCCACCGCCGATCTGCTGGCACAGCTTCGCCTCGGCCTGGCCAGCAATCTGTTGACCGCCACCTTCTTGGCAGCAGACTGCCCGAAGCTGCTCAGCCCGGCCATGCACACAAACATGTGGGAGAACCCCGCCACCCAGGACAACGTGGCCACTCTCCGGGCGCGCGGCGTCGAAATCATTGAGCCGGCCACCGGCGCGCTCAGCTCCGGTGATACCGGGGCCGGTCGCCTGCCTGAGCCGGACGCCATCGTCGAGGAGGTGCTGGCCCGGTTGGCACCGGGAGCCCTGGCCGGGCGGCGGGTGGTTGTCACCGCCGGCGGCACGATTGAACCGATCGACCCGGTGCGTTATCTGGGCAATCACTCTTCGGGGCGGCAGGGAATCGAGCTGGCGTTGGTCGCGGCGCGCCGGGGTGCCGAGGTGGACCTGCTGCTGGCCCAGACTCAGGTGCCGCCGCCCCAGCATCCGCGGATCCGCCTCGTCCACACCCCAACCGCGCTGGAAATGAGGGACGCGCTGGCGCGCCTGGTGCCGGGGGCTCACGCCCTGTTCATGGCGGCCGCGGTGGCCGACTATCGTCCGCGCGCCGCGGCGGAGCAGAAGCTCAAAAAGGGTACTTGGGCCGAAACTATTGAGCTGGTGGAGAACCCCGACCTGCTCCGCGAAGTGGCTGAGGCCCCCTGGCGCCCCGAGGTGCTGGTGGGGTTTGGGGCCGAAACCGGTTCCGAGGAGCAGGTGTTGGCTCGGGGGATGGAAAAGGCTCGGCGGAAGGGGGCCGACCTGCTGGCGATCAACCGAGTGGGGGACGGCCACGGCTTTGGCGAGGTGGAAAATCGGCTCCTGGTGGTCGATCGGACCGGTCAGCCGGTAGCCGACTTGGTCGGAGACAAGTCGGTCTTAGCTGCCCAGCTGGTCGAGTTGGCGATGGGTGTTTCGCGCTAG
- the rpoZ gene encoding DNA-directed RNA polymerase subunit omega, translating into MSGIVANPVGITYPPIDELVERTDSKYALVIYAAKRARQINAYNVQLESNMIQFVGPVVPISADDKALSIALREIVEDKLELGASTSK; encoded by the coding sequence ATGTCAGGAATCGTAGCTAACCCCGTTGGCATCACCTACCCGCCCATCGACGAACTGGTGGAGCGGACCGACTCGAAGTACGCTCTGGTCATCTATGCGGCCAAGCGGGCCCGTCAGATCAACGCCTACAACGTGCAGCTCGAGTCCAACATGATTCAGTTCGTCGGACCGGTCGTGCCGATCAGCGCCGACGACAAGGCGCTCTCGATCGCCCTGCGCGAGATCGTGGAAGACAAGCTGGAACTTGGTGCTTCCACCAGCAAGTAG
- the gmk gene encoding guanylate kinase has translation MHDPVPVFVICGPTAVGKGTVVKALKAEYPQLEVSVSATTRPPRPGEVDGRDYYFVDEDQFARMRERGELLESAVVHGAHSYGTPRGPVEQSLAEGKTVLLEIDLAGARQVRQTLPEARFIFLLPPSWEELERRLIGRGTEGPEERSRRLETARVELDAAPEFDVCVINDKLDETVKELAEIMGLN, from the coding sequence ATGCACGATCCTGTTCCGGTCTTTGTCATCTGTGGCCCTACCGCGGTGGGGAAGGGGACGGTCGTCAAGGCCCTGAAAGCCGAGTATCCCCAACTGGAAGTCTCCGTCTCTGCCACCACCCGGCCGCCTCGTCCCGGTGAAGTGGATGGGCGCGACTACTACTTCGTCGATGAAGACCAGTTCGCGCGGATGCGTGAGCGAGGGGAACTGCTTGAGTCCGCAGTGGTTCACGGGGCCCACAGCTACGGCACCCCTCGGGGGCCGGTGGAGCAGTCCCTGGCCGAGGGCAAGACCGTCCTGTTAGAGATTGATTTGGCGGGGGCCCGGCAGGTTCGACAGACACTGCCGGAAGCTCGGTTCATCTTCCTGCTGCCACCCTCCTGGGAGGAACTGGAACGTCGACTGATTGGTCGGGGAACCGAGGGGCCGGAGGAACGCAGCCGCCGCCTCGAGACCGCTCGCGTTGAGCTGGACGCAGCTCCGGAGTTCGACGTCTGTGTGATCAATGACAAGCTGGACGAGACGGTCAAAGAGTTGGCCGAGATCATGGGTCTGAACTAG
- the mihF gene encoding integration host factor, actinobacterial type, with amino-acid sequence MRLTLPHLSAEQRKEALAMATAARKRRAEIGAQLKNREMTLAEVIALSETDSAIAKMRVMSLLRALPRVGPQRAHQALDDLGIIPTRRVQGLGCVQRESLVQYFQNLV; translated from the coding sequence ATGAGATTGACGCTACCTCATCTGAGTGCCGAACAACGCAAAGAAGCTCTGGCCATGGCCACTGCCGCAAGGAAGCGGCGGGCAGAGATCGGGGCGCAGTTGAAGAACCGGGAGATGACCTTGGCCGAGGTGATTGCCCTGTCCGAGACGGACTCAGCCATCGCCAAGATGAGAGTGATGTCCCTGCTGCGGGCACTGCCACGAGTGGGGCCTCAGCGCGCCCACCAAGCGTTGGATGATTTGGGGATCATCCCCACCCGGCGGGTGCAGGGGCTGGGCTGCGTACAGCGAGAGTCTCTTGTTCAGTACTTTCAGAACCTCGTGTAA
- the nusB gene encoding transcription antitermination factor NusB: MAKKQGTFSSRTKARKRAADVIFEAQQKGLDRDGEQLLDLLAQRQLVSAAQTPLPAYSRQIVRGVAQFRSEIDGQIQKHSKIKALDRLPGVDLAILRVAVWEMIGNRDDVDPIVAIDEAVAIAKSISTDRSPAFVNAVLDAIRRDLLAQGEVPAVPAEVAPAGEATTDELWDELLDEY; the protein is encoded by the coding sequence GTGGCCAAGAAACAGGGGACCTTTTCGTCGCGAACGAAGGCGCGCAAGCGTGCTGCTGACGTCATTTTTGAGGCGCAGCAGAAGGGACTGGATCGCGATGGGGAGCAGCTGCTGGACCTGCTGGCGCAGAGACAGCTAGTCAGCGCCGCGCAGACTCCACTGCCGGCCTACTCGCGACAGATTGTCCGCGGGGTGGCCCAGTTCCGCTCTGAGATCGACGGACAGATCCAGAAGCACTCGAAGATCAAGGCGTTGGACCGCCTGCCCGGGGTGGATCTGGCGATTCTACGGGTGGCGGTCTGGGAGATGATCGGCAATCGCGATGACGTCGACCCGATTGTGGCGATTGACGAGGCGGTGGCCATCGCGAAGAGTATCTCGACTGATCGTTCACCCGCCTTCGTCAACGCCGTGCTCGATGCGATTCGGCGCGACCTGTTGGCGCAGGGCGAAGTTCCGGCGGTGCCGGCTGAGGTAGCGCCCGCCGGCGAGGCCACCACCGACGAGCTGTGGGATGAGCTGCTCGACGAATACTGA
- the efp gene encoding elongation factor P, giving the protein MATTNDLKNGMVLVIDGQLWQVVEFQHVKPGKGPAFVRTKIRNVLSGKNIDRTFNAGVKVETATVDRRDMTYLYRDGADYVFMDKNTYEQVNIPESVVADAANYMVENQDAIVAFHDDQVLAVELPATVVLEITHTEPGLQGDRSSAGTKPATVETGYEVQVPLFLEEGTRIKVDTRSGEYTGRAND; this is encoded by the coding sequence GTGGCAACTACAAATGACTTGAAGAACGGCATGGTCCTGGTAATCGACGGACAGCTCTGGCAGGTGGTCGAGTTTCAGCACGTGAAGCCGGGCAAGGGCCCCGCCTTCGTGCGAACCAAGATCCGCAATGTCCTCTCGGGCAAGAACATCGATCGGACCTTCAACGCTGGAGTCAAGGTCGAGACCGCCACTGTCGACCGACGCGACATGACCTACCTGTACCGCGATGGGGCCGACTACGTGTTCATGGATAAGAACACCTACGAGCAGGTCAACATTCCGGAATCGGTCGTGGCCGATGCCGCCAACTACATGGTCGAAAACCAGGACGCCATCGTTGCGTTCCATGACGATCAGGTGCTGGCAGTTGAGTTGCCGGCCACCGTGGTGCTGGAGATTACCCACACCGAACCGGGTCTGCAGGGTGACCGTTCCTCGGCCGGAACCAAGCCCGCGACCGTGGAAACCGGCTACGAAGTGCAGGTGCCGCTGTTCCTGGAAGAGGGCACCCGGATCAAGGTGGACACCCGGTCGGGCGAGTACACCGGGCGGGCCAACGACTAG
- a CDS encoding shikimate kinase — MRPVVILVGATGSGRTLVGRALAAQLNTTVVETEDVIEAQTGQTLAELALADEPERFREQIGSAATAALGSSGVVTLLPSAVGDPKVAELMAEAGAAGSVLVALTADLTTLARRTGLNAPRSAALGQPRRWFGDHVRALVEQYSTLGAVEISTVDRDPAEVATEICQRFALQ, encoded by the coding sequence GTGAGGCCCGTGGTAATTCTGGTCGGGGCAACCGGTTCGGGCCGGACCCTGGTGGGCCGGGCCCTGGCAGCGCAACTGAACACGACCGTGGTGGAGACCGAAGACGTGATCGAGGCGCAAACCGGGCAGACTCTGGCCGAGCTGGCCCTGGCGGACGAGCCGGAGCGGTTTCGCGAGCAAATCGGGTCGGCCGCGACCGCGGCGCTGGGGAGCTCGGGCGTCGTCACCCTGCTCCCCTCTGCTGTCGGGGACCCGAAAGTGGCGGAACTCATGGCCGAGGCGGGGGCCGCGGGCAGCGTGCTGGTGGCGTTGACGGCTGACCTGACTACCCTCGCGCGGCGAACCGGGCTGAATGCGCCTCGTTCAGCGGCTCTGGGCCAACCGCGGCGCTGGTTTGGCGACCACGTCCGCGCCCTGGTCGAGCAGTATTCGACGCTCGGCGCAGTCGAGATCAGCACGGTTGATCGCGATCCGGCAGAGGTCGCGACTGAGATCTGCCAGCGTTTCGCGTTACAATAG
- the aroB gene encoding 3-dehydroquinate synthase, which translates to MILPERVQLPVVLIGMPGAGKSRVGKRLAAALAAVYLDTDELVVEQAGKAIDRIFAEDGEAEFRRLETEAIRTALFEAEVISLGGGAVETPAVRELISGATVVHIEAPIEELTRRVRRNQKRPLLAQDPVTRLRELAERRLPLYRELADVTVHSSAEPVGRVVDQVLGALLSARVVTVAADSPYRVVIGSELSRAVENEIPDQCERILLVTAPALTEAAERLAEHLRRTEREVWVEVLPDGEAAKTISTAEHLWHRAGEVHLGRKDLVVTLGGGATTDLGGFVGATWLRGVAVLHVPTTLLAMVDAAIGGKTGINTEAGKNLVGSFYHPMMVAADLEFLRTLPQADFTAGMGEVIKAGFIADPRILELVADHPRVREVAWATGPGRVVLEELIARAVQVKAQVVAADFTEAGLREILNYGHTLAHAIELDSDFRVRHGEAVAVGMMLAAQLAHRRGLIGGELVERHRQALGDVGLPTTYRGDLDRLIELMYSDKKTRGAQLRFVLLRALGEPETVAVTEDEVRQAAEGVIL; encoded by the coding sequence ATGATCCTGCCGGAACGGGTCCAGTTGCCGGTAGTTTTGATCGGCATGCCCGGCGCGGGCAAAAGTCGGGTCGGAAAGCGGTTGGCGGCGGCGCTGGCAGCCGTCTACTTGGACACGGACGAGCTGGTGGTCGAGCAGGCGGGCAAGGCGATTGACCGCATTTTCGCGGAGGACGGTGAGGCGGAGTTTCGCCGCCTGGAGACCGAAGCCATACGAACAGCACTGTTTGAAGCCGAAGTCATTTCGTTGGGCGGGGGCGCGGTGGAGACGCCGGCGGTTCGAGAGCTGATTTCCGGGGCGACGGTGGTTCACATCGAGGCTCCGATTGAAGAGCTGACTCGGCGGGTGCGACGGAATCAGAAGCGCCCGCTGCTGGCCCAGGATCCGGTGACTCGGCTGCGGGAACTGGCCGAGCGACGCCTCCCGCTCTACCGTGAACTGGCTGACGTCACCGTCCATTCCAGCGCCGAGCCGGTGGGGCGGGTGGTCGACCAGGTCCTCGGGGCGCTGCTCTCGGCCCGGGTGGTCACCGTGGCTGCGGACTCACCCTACCGAGTGGTAATCGGGTCTGAGCTGAGCCGAGCGGTGGAAAATGAGATCCCGGATCAGTGCGAGCGGATCCTGCTGGTGACGGCTCCGGCGCTCACGGAGGCCGCCGAGCGGCTGGCCGAACACCTGCGCCGAACCGAACGGGAAGTGTGGGTCGAAGTCCTGCCCGACGGGGAGGCGGCCAAGACCATTTCGACCGCGGAGCATCTCTGGCACCGGGCCGGGGAGGTGCATTTGGGTCGGAAGGACCTGGTGGTCACCCTCGGTGGCGGAGCAACCACCGATCTGGGCGGCTTCGTCGGAGCCACCTGGCTGCGGGGGGTGGCCGTCCTCCACGTTCCGACCACGCTTCTGGCCATGGTCGATGCAGCCATTGGCGGCAAGACTGGCATCAATACTGAGGCCGGAAAGAACCTGGTCGGGAGCTTCTATCATCCGATGATGGTGGCGGCGGACCTCGAGTTCCTCCGGACCCTGCCCCAGGCCGACTTTACCGCCGGGATGGGGGAAGTGATCAAAGCTGGCTTCATCGCGGATCCCAGGATTCTGGAGCTGGTGGCCGACCATCCCCGGGTTCGGGAGGTGGCCTGGGCCACCGGGCCGGGCCGGGTGGTGCTGGAGGAACTGATTGCCCGCGCAGTGCAGGTGAAAGCTCAGGTGGTGGCGGCGGACTTTACCGAAGCCGGGCTGCGGGAGATCCTGAACTACGGGCACACACTGGCCCACGCGATCGAGCTGGACTCCGATTTTCGGGTTCGACACGGGGAAGCCGTCGCGGTGGGGATGATGCTGGCTGCCCAGTTGGCCCACCGGCGCGGGCTGATCGGGGGGGAGCTGGTGGAACGGCACCGACAAGCGCTGGGTGACGTCGGCCTCCCCACCACCTACCGCGGGGACTTGGACCGACTGATCGAGCTGATGTATTCGGATAAAAAGACGCGGGGGGCCCAGCTGAGGTTCGTGCTGCTGCGGGCGCTGGGCGAGCCGGAGACCGTAGCTGTGACCGAGGACGAGGTGCGACAGGCAGCAGAAGGAGTGATTCTGTGA
- the aroC gene encoding chorismate synthase: MLTWTTAGESHGPALVALIEGMLAGVPLTTQTIADELARRRLGYGRGARQKFEQDEVRILSGVRHGRTTGAPIAIEIGNSEWPKWETVMSADPVPPESLMVDAGRGDQREMARNRPLTRPRPGHADLAGMLSYHHSDARNILERASARETAARVALGACAKAYLAAVSQIQVVSNVVAVGPTRDESNRLPTPDEMGALDQSPVRNLDPAVARAFQQTIDRAKTEGDTVGGVAQVVAWNVPLGLGTHVNERDRLDARLAGALMSIQSVKAVEIGDGFVQAHQFGSAAHDEMVWDEDGQLARLSNHAGGLEGGTTNGQPLVVRAGFKPISTVPKGLRSVDLATGAATEPFHQRSDTCQIVPGAVIAEATVALQLARALDERVGGRFVEEARAHLAWYQEYLSEHLRAGEEA, from the coding sequence ATGTTGACATGGACCACCGCCGGGGAATCGCACGGCCCGGCTCTAGTAGCGCTGATCGAGGGGATGCTCGCCGGAGTGCCCCTCACCACCCAGACGATCGCCGACGAGTTGGCGCGGCGCCGACTCGGCTATGGGCGGGGTGCCCGGCAAAAGTTTGAGCAGGACGAAGTGCGCATTCTGTCGGGTGTGCGGCACGGACGCACGACCGGGGCGCCGATCGCAATCGAGATCGGCAACTCCGAATGGCCCAAGTGGGAAACCGTGATGAGTGCCGATCCGGTTCCGCCGGAGTCGCTGATGGTTGACGCTGGACGCGGAGACCAGCGGGAGATGGCTCGGAACCGGCCGCTGACGCGCCCGCGTCCCGGGCATGCAGACTTGGCCGGGATGCTGTCGTACCACCACTCTGATGCGCGCAACATCCTCGAACGTGCCTCCGCTCGGGAAACGGCCGCCCGGGTGGCGCTCGGTGCCTGCGCCAAGGCGTATTTGGCGGCGGTCAGCCAGATCCAGGTGGTTTCAAACGTGGTGGCGGTCGGACCGACTCGAGACGAGTCGAACCGCTTGCCCACCCCCGACGAGATGGGGGCGCTGGACCAATCACCGGTTCGGAATCTGGATCCGGCAGTAGCACGGGCCTTCCAGCAGACTATCGACCGGGCCAAGACCGAGGGCGACACGGTGGGCGGGGTGGCACAGGTGGTGGCGTGGAACGTTCCGCTTGGGCTCGGCACGCACGTGAACGAGCGCGACCGGCTCGACGCCCGACTGGCGGGAGCGCTCATGAGTATCCAGTCGGTCAAGGCCGTGGAAATTGGCGACGGCTTCGTTCAGGCCCACCAGTTTGGTTCGGCCGCGCACGACGAAATGGTCTGGGATGAGGATGGCCAGCTAGCTCGCCTGTCCAACCACGCGGGGGGCTTGGAGGGGGGCACGACCAACGGCCAGCCCCTGGTGGTGCGCGCCGGATTCAAGCCGATCTCAACGGTGCCCAAGGGCTTGCGGAGCGTAGACCTGGCCACCGGTGCCGCGACCGAGCCGTTCCACCAGCGCTCGGACACCTGCCAGATTGTCCCGGGCGCCGTTATCGCTGAAGCCACGGTGGCTTTGCAGCTGGCCCGGGCGCTCGATGAGCGAGTCGGCGGTCGATTCGTGGAAGAAGCGCGGGCCCACCTGGCCTGGTACCAGGAGTACCTGAGTGAACACCTGCGAGCAGGGGAGGAAGCATGA